One part of the Ciona intestinalis chromosome 5, KH, whole genome shotgun sequence genome encodes these proteins:
- the LOC100179336 gene encoding serine/arginine repetitive matrix protein 1 isoform X2, with product MYFSKVGNRRSDIGKDAHKSSLPYILLEEQEHYIVCDMSRSPPPPAGRPWYTSQPNHSGGAPAIQSSTERRSPVPDRGPPPPDWYRWQEYYRGRSPPRNIPPRSHSPNRAPSPDHKRSNSPRNDRSTNQRVPSPRQERPASPRERMPPRPPSPRRERPPSPRRERPPSPRRERPPSPRRERPPSPRRERPPSPRRERPRSPPDWRRRSPGPYYRGPPSDWRRSPPHWARRSPPRYGPPRGRSPPRGHWGPPPPEWDRYRGPPPPDRRSPPRWAPSSHSYDKRWPPPPAPAPPKPDAPAPPTQVPAPATTTVSPVPSPQVDANKPEATNKAEETLVPPGEEKEEVIENFDLPEYDAEVPLGQKYVIPVSGFFCKICHKFYNTESSAKITHCKSKTHYDKFAKWLSEKKVASITQKRSASVSNTNSNDGEPPNKQVKVEIKMEPQQDEAKYDPTNPTAVEPAEQKEEIKSLISSVAPGQIRVTVTNTQVNTQNENDSDTKEVDMDEGEQDEDSTMNESSVALLDSTPLVDENSTPVLDDNGENGSINQSSDYDAETDQLITNDVKKDNSDCMEATLYNLRKLKVAQLKSNLEKRGIKSTGLKTLLIKRLEKVLLEEAAASENEENNKEEEENDEIGGGGENEDEIVENEAEESRDQILTLKMIESDVEASNKKEHWITERELERELLALEGVKQVNKLTFEKYKVGKKTVVEWTISVNFDGEMSEDGLFFFMPSHQQLSYKATLENEA from the exons atgtatttttcaaAAG TTGGGAACCGCAGATCAGATATAGGCAAAGACGCACATAAAAGTAGTTTGCCTTATATATTATTGGAGGAACAGGAACATTATATTGTTTGTGACATGAGTCGTTCACCACCCCCACCTGCAGGAAGGCCATGGTATACTTCCCAACCAA ACCACAGTGGAGGAGCTCCAGCAATACAAAGTAGTACTGAGCGAAGATCACCAG TCCCAGATCGAGGTCCTCCACCTCCGGATTGGTACAGGTGGCAGGAATATTACCGAGGAAGAAGTCCTCCACGAAACATCCCCCCACGAAGTCATTCCCCAAACCGTGCTCCAAGCCCCGACCACAAACGATCAAATAGCCCCCGTAACGATCGCTCTACAAACCAAAGAGTACCAAGTCCAAGACAGGAACGACCAGCCAGCCCGAGGGAAAGAATGCCCCCAAGACCCCCAAGCCCTCGAAGAGAAAGACCCCCAAGTCCTCGAAGAGAAAGACCCCCAAGCCCTCGAAGAGAAAGACCCCCAAGCCCTCGAAGAGAAAGACCCCCAAGCCCTCGAAGAGAAAGACCCCCAAGTCCTCGCAGAGAGAGACCACGAAGTCCTCCAGACTGGAGACGAAGATCACCAGGTCCGTATTACAGAGGACCCCCTTCCGATTGGCGCAGAAGTCCACCTCATTGGGCCCGAAGAAGTCCTCCCCGATATGGTCCTCCAAGAGGTCGAAGTCCTCCTCGTGGTCACTGGGGTCCACCTCCTCCAGAATGGGATCGTTACAGAGGACCACCCCCACCTGATCGTCGTTCACCGCCTCGTTGGGCTCCTTCATCTCATAGTTATGATAAAAGGTGGCCGCCTCCACCTGCAccag CTCCCCCTAAACCGGATGCACCTGCACCACCAACACAAGTCCCTGCcccagcaacaacaacag TATCACCAGTTCCATCGCCTCAAGTTGATGCAAATAAACCAGAAGCAACTAACAAG GCAGAAGAAACTCTGGTCCCACCAGGTGAAGAAAAAGAGGAAGTTATTGAAAATTTTGACCTTCCTGAATATGATGCTGAAGTACCTTTAG gtCAAAAATATGTGATCCCAGTTTCTGGATTCTTTTGCAAAATCTGCCACAAGTTTTACAATACAGAATCCAGTGCAAAGATCACACATTGCAAATCGAAAACTCACTATGATAAATTTGCT AAATGGCTATCTGAAAAGAAAGTAGCTTCAATAACCCAGAAGCGATCTGCCAGTGTTTCCAACACCAATTCTAATGATGGTGAGCCACCGAACAAACAAGTTAAAGTGGAAATAAAAATGGAACCACAGCaag ATGAAGCAAAATACGATCCTACCAACCCAACAGCTGTTGAACCAGCGGAGCAAAAAGAGGAAATAAAATCCTTGATATCATCGGTTGCACCTGGTCAGATCAGAGTTACAGTGACCAACACACAAGTGAATACTCAGAATGAAAATGATTCCGACACCAAAGAAGTAGATATGGATGAAGGGGAGCAAGACGAG GATTCTACAATGAATGAATCCTCTGTAGCATTATTAGATAGCACGCCACTGGTTGATGAGAATTCCACCCCTGTGTTAGATGATAATGGTGAAAATGGAAGTATCAACCAGTCAAGTGACTATGATGCTGAAACTGATCAACTAATCACAAATGATGTTAAAAAGGATAATTCag ACTGCATGGAAGCCACTCTTTACAATCTACGTAAGCTGAAAGTGGCGCAGTTGAAATCAAATCTTGAAAAACGTGGAATTAAATCAActggtttaaaaactttgctCATAAAACGCCTGGAGAAG GTTCTGTTGGAGGAGGCAGCTGCCTCAGAGAATGAAGAGAATAACAAAGAGGAGGAGGAAAATGATGAGATAGGTGGTGGTGG TGAAAATGAAGATGAAATTGTGGAAAATGAAGCTGAGGAAAGCCGAGACCAAATATTGACTTTAAAGATGATCGAATCTGATGTGGAAGCCTCGAATAAGAAAGAGCATTGGATCACTGAGCGAGAGTTGGAAAGAGAATTATTAGCG TTGGAAGGCGTAAAACAAGTAAACAAACTTACAtttgaaaaatacaaagtcGGAAAAAAGACGGTTGTCGAGTGGACTATCAGTGTAAACTTTGATGGGGAAATGTCGGAAGATGGTTTATTCTTTTTCATGCCGTCTCATCAACAACTGTCTTACAAAGCAACATTGGAAAATGAGGCGTGA